A part of Chitinimonas koreensis genomic DNA contains:
- a CDS encoding RNA polymerase sigma factor, whose product MASPDPLSAFFAEVERRAYRQAWFAVQDEDTALDLVQDAMLRLAERYADRPAEEWPLLFQRILQNAIRDHYRRSKVRSMWTTLLSALSPSRGDEDEVDPLDTLAVEAASEALQPPHVQAERKQTLALIEDCVARLPLRQRQAFLLRYMEELDVAATAAAMGCSEGSVKTHCSRACHTLAQWLRDKGWNCETRPLRIDR is encoded by the coding sequence TTGGCCAGTCCCGATCCATTGTCCGCATTCTTCGCCGAGGTCGAACGGCGCGCCTATCGCCAGGCCTGGTTCGCCGTGCAGGACGAGGACACTGCGCTCGACCTGGTGCAGGACGCGATGCTGCGGCTGGCCGAGCGCTATGCCGACCGGCCGGCGGAAGAATGGCCGCTGCTGTTCCAGCGCATCCTGCAGAACGCGATCCGCGATCACTACCGGCGCAGCAAGGTGCGCTCGATGTGGACCACCCTGCTGTCGGCGCTGTCGCCCTCGCGCGGCGACGAGGACGAGGTCGATCCGCTCGACACCCTGGCGGTCGAGGCCGCCAGCGAGGCGTTGCAGCCGCCGCATGTGCAGGCCGAGCGCAAGCAGACGCTGGCGCTGATCGAGGACTGCGTGGCGCGCCTGCCGCTGCGTCAACGCCAGGCCTTCCTGCTGCGTTACATGGAAGAACTCGATGTGGCGGCCACCGCGGCCGCCATGGGCTGCTCCGAGGGCAGCGTCAAAACCCATTGCTCCCGTGCCTGTCATACGCTTGCGCAGTGGCTGCGGGATAAGGGGTGGAACTGTGAAACCAGACCTTTACGAATCGACCGATGA
- the ilvB gene encoding biosynthetic-type acetolactate synthase large subunit — translation MEISGAEIVTRCLEAEGVEFVFGYPGGAVLEIYDAIFKQDKFKHVLVRHEQGAVHAADGYSRSSHKVGVALVTSGPGATNAITGIATAYLDSIPLVVISGQVATPAIGLDAFQEVDMVGITRPCVKHNILVKDVRELAPAIKKAFHIATTGRPGPVVVDIPKDVTLARTEFNYPQTVSLRSYNPPTKGHPGQIKKAINLLCDAKRPLIYIGGGAVLANAERQVGELVRMLGVPAANTLMGLGAFPGADPLNLGMMGMHGLYEANMAMQHCDVLIAVGARFDDRVVSVPSHFLSSPKKIVHIDIDPSSIAKRVKVDIPIVGNVRDVLDEMIALLKQNGTRPNADVLASWWRQLDEWRGHDCLKFDMDSEIIKPQFVVQKLYEVTGGEAFVTSDVGQHQMWAAQYYKFAKPRRWINSGGLGTMGFGLPAAMGVQLANPDATVACITGEASIQMNIQELSTCKQYHVPVKIINLNNRYLGMVRQWQEFFYGNRYSESYMDALPDFVKLAEAYGHVGMKIERPADVEPALREAMKLKERLVFMDFITDQKENVFPMVQNGRGLNQMDLPPHMRNLQHGPVAKERDYGNLS, via the coding sequence ATGGAAATTTCCGGTGCGGAAATCGTTACCCGTTGTCTCGAAGCAGAAGGCGTCGAATTCGTCTTCGGCTACCCGGGCGGCGCGGTTCTCGAAATCTACGACGCGATTTTCAAGCAAGACAAGTTCAAGCACGTGCTGGTGCGCCACGAGCAGGGCGCCGTGCACGCCGCCGACGGTTATTCCCGCTCCAGCCACAAGGTCGGCGTGGCGCTGGTCACCTCCGGCCCTGGCGCGACCAACGCGATCACCGGCATCGCCACCGCCTATCTCGACTCGATCCCGCTGGTGGTCATCTCCGGCCAGGTCGCGACGCCGGCCATCGGCCTCGACGCCTTCCAGGAAGTCGACATGGTCGGCATCACGCGGCCCTGCGTGAAGCACAACATCCTGGTCAAGGACGTGCGCGAGCTCGCCCCGGCGATCAAGAAGGCCTTCCATATCGCCACGACCGGCCGTCCCGGCCCGGTGGTGGTCGACATCCCGAAGGACGTGACGCTGGCGCGGACCGAGTTCAACTATCCGCAGACCGTCAGCCTGCGCTCCTACAATCCGCCGACCAAGGGCCACCCGGGCCAGATCAAGAAGGCGATCAACCTCCTGTGCGACGCCAAGCGTCCGCTGATCTACATCGGCGGCGGCGCGGTGCTGGCCAATGCCGAGCGCCAGGTCGGCGAGCTGGTCCGCATGCTCGGCGTGCCGGCCGCCAATACGCTGATGGGCCTCGGTGCCTTCCCCGGCGCCGATCCGCTCAACCTCGGCATGATGGGCATGCACGGGCTGTACGAAGCGAACATGGCGATGCAGCACTGCGACGTGCTGATCGCGGTCGGCGCGCGCTTCGACGACCGCGTGGTGTCGGTGCCTTCGCACTTCCTGTCCTCGCCGAAGAAGATCGTCCACATCGACATCGATCCGTCCTCGATCGCCAAGCGCGTCAAGGTCGACATCCCGATCGTCGGCAACGTGCGCGACGTGCTCGACGAGATGATCGCGCTGCTCAAGCAGAACGGCACCCGGCCCAATGCCGACGTGCTGGCGAGCTGGTGGCGGCAACTCGACGAATGGCGCGGCCACGACTGCCTCAAGTTCGACATGGACAGCGAGATCATCAAGCCGCAGTTCGTGGTGCAGAAGCTGTACGAGGTGACCGGCGGCGAAGCCTTCGTGACCTCCGACGTCGGCCAGCATCAGATGTGGGCGGCGCAGTACTACAAGTTCGCCAAGCCGCGCCGCTGGATCAACTCCGGCGGCCTCGGCACCATGGGCTTCGGCCTGCCGGCCGCGATGGGCGTGCAGCTCGCCAACCCGGACGCGACGGTCGCCTGCATCACCGGCGAGGCCTCGATCCAAATGAACATCCAGGAGCTCTCCACCTGCAAGCAGTACCACGTGCCGGTGAAGATCATCAATCTGAACAACCGCTACCTCGGCATGGTCCGGCAGTGGCAGGAGTTCTTCTACGGCAACCGCTACTCCGAGTCCTACATGGACGCGCTGCCCGACTTCGTGAAGCTGGCCGAGGCCTATGGCCACGTCGGCATGAAGATCGAGCGGCCGGCCGACGTCGAGCCAGCGCTGCGCGAGGCGATGAAGCTCAAGGAACGGCTGGTGTTCATGGACTTCATCACCGACCAGAAGGAAAACGTCTTCCCGATGGTGCAGAACGGCCGCGGCCTGAACCAGATGGATCTGCCGCCGCACATGCGCAACCTGCAACACGGCCCGGTCGCCAAGGAACGCGACTACGGCAACCTGAGCTGA
- the ilvN gene encoding acetolactate synthase small subunit: MRHILSVLLENEAGALSRVVGLFSARGYNIDSLTVSTTEDATLSRMTIVTSGSDDVIEQITKQLNKLIEVVKVIDLNESDHVEREMMLIKVRATGKDREEMKRMNDIFRGRIVDVTEKTYTIELTGESAKLDAFIEAVDRTLILETVRTGASGIGRGERILKI, encoded by the coding sequence ATGCGACACATTCTTTCCGTCCTGCTCGAGAACGAGGCAGGCGCGCTGAGCCGCGTGGTGGGGCTGTTCTCGGCCCGCGGCTACAACATCGATTCGCTGACGGTATCGACCACCGAGGACGCGACGCTGTCGCGGATGACCATCGTCACCAGCGGTTCGGACGATGTGATCGAGCAGATCACCAAGCAGCTCAACAAGCTGATCGAAGTGGTCAAGGTGATCGACCTCAACGAATCGGACCATGTCGAGCGCGAGATGATGCTGATCAAGGTCCGCGCCACCGGCAAGGACCGCGAGGAGATGAAGCGCATGAACGACATCTTCCGCGGCCGCATCGTCGACGTGACCGAGAAGACCTACACCATCGAGCTGACCGGCGAAAGCGCCAAGCTCGACGCCTTCATCGAGGCGGTCGACCGCACGCTGATCCTCGAAACCGTCCGCACCGGCGCCTCGGGCATCGGGCGCGGCGAACGCATTCTGAAAATCTAG
- the ilvC gene encoding ketol-acid reductoisomerase, with translation MKVFYDKDADLSLIKGKQVTIVGYGSQGHAHALNLKDSGVDVTIGLRRDGASWNKAEAAGLVVKEVAEAVKGADVVMILLPDESQPEVYKRDVEPNIKQGAALAFAHGFNIHYNQIVPRADLDVIMVAPKGPGHTVRSTYKQGGGVPSLIAVHQDKSGKARDIALSYAAANGGTKGGVIETNFREETETDLFGEQAVLCGGAVELVKMGFETLTEAGYAPEMAYFECLHELKLIVDLMYEGGIANMNYSISNNAEYGEYVTGTEVINEQSRAAMKNALKRIQTGEYAKMFILEGRTNYPSMTARRRLTAEHPIEVVGEKLRDMMPWIKANKLVDQSKN, from the coding sequence ATGAAAGTTTTCTACGACAAAGACGCCGACCTCTCCCTCATCAAGGGCAAGCAGGTCACCATCGTCGGCTACGGCTCGCAGGGCCATGCCCATGCGCTGAACCTGAAGGATTCCGGCGTCGACGTGACCATCGGCCTGCGCCGCGACGGCGCGTCCTGGAACAAGGCCGAGGCCGCCGGCCTGGTGGTCAAGGAAGTGGCCGAGGCGGTCAAGGGCGCCGACGTCGTCATGATCCTGCTGCCGGACGAGAGCCAGCCCGAGGTCTACAAGCGCGACGTCGAGCCGAACATCAAGCAGGGCGCCGCGCTGGCCTTCGCCCACGGCTTCAACATCCACTACAACCAGATCGTGCCACGCGCCGACCTCGACGTGATCATGGTCGCGCCCAAGGGCCCGGGCCACACCGTGCGCTCGACCTACAAGCAGGGCGGCGGCGTGCCCTCGCTGATCGCGGTGCACCAGGACAAGTCGGGCAAGGCGCGCGACATCGCCCTCTCCTACGCTGCGGCCAACGGCGGCACCAAGGGCGGCGTGATCGAGACCAACTTCCGCGAAGAGACCGAGACCGACCTGTTCGGCGAGCAGGCCGTGCTGTGCGGCGGCGCGGTCGAGCTGGTGAAGATGGGCTTCGAGACGCTGACCGAAGCCGGCTATGCGCCCGAGATGGCCTACTTCGAGTGCCTGCACGAGCTCAAGCTGATCGTCGACCTGATGTACGAGGGCGGCATCGCCAACATGAATTACTCGATCTCGAACAACGCCGAGTACGGCGAGTACGTGACCGGCACCGAGGTCATCAACGAGCAGTCGCGCGCCGCCATGAAGAATGCGCTCAAGCGTATCCAGACCGGCGAATACGCCAAGATGTTCATCCTCGAAGGCCGCACCAACTACCCGTCGATGACGGCACGCCGCCGCCTGACCGCCGAGCACCCGATCGAGGTGGTCGGCGAGAAGCTGCGCGACATGATGCCGTGGATCAAGGCCAACAAACTGGTCGACCAAAGCAAGAACTGA
- the asd gene encoding archaetidylserine decarboxylase (Phosphatidylserine decarboxylase is synthesized as a single chain precursor. Generation of the pyruvoyl active site from a Ser is coupled to cleavage of a Gly-Ser bond between the larger (beta) and smaller (alpha chains). It is an integral membrane protein.): MSERLFVLMQHLMPKLAITRAMGALASQSDGPLSRWMIRRFAARYGVNMAEAAEPDLARYSSFNDFFTRALRADARPLADAALVCPVDGAISQFGRIDGDQIFQAKGHAYSTTALLGGDAALAREFEGGSFATIYLSPRDYHRIHMPCDGRLLRMIYVPGALFSVNPATARGVPGLFARNERVVCLFESDAGPFVLVLVGATIVGSMATVWHGVVNPPRHDAIQSWDYADRRIVLKQGEEMGRFLLGSTVVLLFPNSRCASMPTGRRPTPCAWANAWPIGRSGPAPSGDDHGPRCGRAEARPAVRSKEKSRRMPAFFLCAAARAAATLSSCFGRPVCWP; encoded by the coding sequence ATGTCCGAGCGGCTGTTTGTCCTGATGCAGCACCTGATGCCCAAGCTGGCGATCACCCGCGCGATGGGCGCGCTGGCCAGCCAGTCCGACGGTCCGCTGAGCCGCTGGATGATCCGCCGTTTCGCCGCCCGCTACGGCGTGAACATGGCCGAGGCGGCCGAGCCGGACCTGGCGCGCTATTCCAGCTTCAACGACTTCTTCACCCGCGCGCTGCGCGCCGATGCGCGTCCGCTGGCCGACGCGGCGCTGGTCTGCCCGGTCGACGGCGCGATCAGCCAGTTCGGCCGCATCGACGGCGACCAGATCTTCCAGGCCAAGGGCCACGCCTATTCGACCACCGCCTTGCTCGGCGGCGATGCCGCGCTGGCGCGCGAGTTCGAAGGCGGCAGCTTCGCCACCATCTACCTGAGCCCGCGCGACTACCACCGCATCCACATGCCCTGCGACGGCCGTCTGCTGCGCATGATCTACGTGCCCGGCGCGCTGTTCTCGGTCAACCCGGCCACCGCGCGCGGCGTGCCGGGCCTGTTCGCCCGCAACGAGCGGGTGGTCTGCCTGTTCGAATCCGATGCCGGTCCGTTCGTGCTGGTACTGGTCGGCGCGACCATCGTCGGCAGCATGGCCACGGTCTGGCACGGCGTGGTCAATCCGCCGCGGCACGATGCGATCCAGAGTTGGGACTATGCCGACCGCCGGATCGTGCTCAAGCAGGGCGAGGAAATGGGGCGCTTCCTGCTCGGTTCCACCGTGGTGCTGCTGTTCCCGAACAGCCGCTGCGCTTCAATGCCGACTGGGCGCCGGCCCACGCCGTGCGCATGGGCGAACGCATGGCCGATCGGCCGTAGCGGGCCGGCCCCGTCCGGCGACGACCACGGACCGCGGTGCGGCCGGGCCGAAGCCCGGCCTGCCGTTCGATCCAAAGAAAAAAGCCGGCGGATGCCGGCTTTTTTCTTGTGCGCCGCCGCAAGGGCAGCCGCCACGCTCAGTTCTTGCTTTGGTCGACCAGTTTGTTGGCCTTGA
- the pssA gene encoding CDP-diacylglycerol--serine O-phosphatidyltransferase — translation MYPTAKRKLDLRRQSIYLLPNSFTLAALFSGFYAIVQAMNHRFEYSAVAIFVAMVLDGMDGRVARMTHTQSAFGAEFDSLSDMVSFGVAPALVAYEWMLLGFGKLGWIVAFIYCAAAALRLARFNTQLEVADKRFFQGMPSPTAAALVAGFVWVSLEMEWSGPALRWSALAITAFAGLTMVSNIRYYSFKELNVRKTVPFFVLLPILFVLVAIAASPPVALFALFVLYGLSGYAHAAWSYFRPAQKA, via the coding sequence ATGTACCCGACTGCCAAGCGCAAGCTCGACCTGCGCCGACAGAGCATCTACCTGCTGCCCAACAGCTTCACCCTGGCGGCGCTGTTCAGCGGCTTCTACGCCATCGTGCAGGCCATGAACCACCGCTTCGAATATTCGGCGGTGGCCATCTTCGTGGCCATGGTGCTCGACGGCATGGACGGCCGCGTGGCGCGCATGACGCATACCCAGAGCGCCTTCGGCGCCGAATTCGACTCGCTGTCGGACATGGTCTCCTTCGGCGTCGCGCCGGCCCTGGTCGCCTACGAATGGATGCTGCTCGGCTTCGGCAAGCTCGGCTGGATCGTCGCTTTCATCTATTGCGCCGCCGCCGCGCTGCGGCTGGCGCGCTTCAACACCCAGCTCGAGGTGGCCGACAAGCGCTTCTTCCAGGGCATGCCCTCGCCGACCGCGGCCGCGCTGGTGGCCGGCTTCGTCTGGGTCTCGCTCGAGATGGAATGGAGCGGGCCGGCGCTGCGCTGGTCGGCGCTGGCGATCACCGCCTTCGCCGGCCTGACCATGGTCAGCAATATCCGCTACTACAGCTTCAAGGAGCTGAACGTACGCAAGACGGTGCCGTTCTTCGTCCTGCTGCCCATCCTGTTCGTGCTGGTGGCCATCGCCGCCAGCCCGCCGGTGGCGCTGTTCGCCCTGTTCGTGCTGTATGGCCTGTCCGGCTACGCGCACGCGGCATGGTCCTATTTCCGGCCGGCGCAGAAGGCTTGA
- a CDS encoding 2-isopropylmalate synthase yields the protein MSERLYIFDTTLRDGEQSPGASMTKDEKIRIARQLEKLGVDIIEAGFAAASPGDAEAIHAIAEVVKESTICSLARANERDIRAAGAAIAPAARGRIHTFIATSPIHMEKKLRMHPDQVVEAAVAAVKLAREYTDDVEFSAEDALRSEPAFLCRIFDAVIQAGARTINVPDTVGYAVPYLTTEFFRQLIAGTPGSDKVIWSAHCHNDLGMAVANSLAAVLGGARQVECTINGLGERAGNAALEEIVMSVRTRRDVFDLETRIDTTQIVPSSKLVSGITGYPVQPNKAVVGANAFAHESGIHQDGVLKHRETYEIMSAESVGWTQNKLTLGKLSGRNAFRSRLHELGISPESEEALNNAFARFKELADKKREIFDEDLVALFAGTDNDPAIDRFRLVSLKVVSETGEQPAAHLVIKDFDSEKPIDALGSGPVDATFKAIEAVAASGADLLLYSVNAVTSGTDSQGEVTVRLSRDGHIVNGQGADTDIIVASAKAYLSALNKLCSGTERVNPQL from the coding sequence ATGAGCGAGCGGCTGTACATCTTCGACACCACCCTGCGCGACGGCGAGCAAAGCCCTGGCGCGTCGATGACCAAGGACGAGAAGATCCGCATCGCACGCCAGCTCGAGAAGCTGGGCGTCGACATCATCGAGGCCGGCTTCGCCGCGGCGAGCCCGGGCGACGCCGAGGCGATCCATGCGATCGCCGAAGTCGTGAAGGAATCCACCATCTGCTCGCTGGCGCGCGCCAACGAGCGCGACATCCGCGCCGCCGGCGCCGCGATCGCCCCGGCGGCCCGCGGCCGCATCCACACCTTCATCGCCACCAGCCCGATCCACATGGAGAAGAAGCTGCGCATGCATCCCGACCAGGTGGTCGAGGCCGCCGTGGCGGCGGTGAAGCTGGCGCGCGAATACACCGACGACGTCGAATTCTCGGCCGAGGATGCGCTGCGCTCCGAGCCCGCGTTCCTCTGCCGCATCTTCGACGCGGTGATCCAGGCCGGCGCGCGCACCATCAACGTGCCCGATACCGTCGGCTATGCCGTGCCCTACCTGACCACCGAATTCTTCCGCCAGCTGATCGCCGGCACGCCGGGTTCGGACAAGGTGATCTGGTCCGCCCACTGTCACAACGACCTCGGCATGGCGGTCGCCAACTCGCTGGCGGCCGTGCTCGGCGGCGCGCGCCAGGTCGAGTGCACCATCAACGGCCTGGGCGAGCGGGCCGGCAATGCGGCGCTCGAGGAGATCGTGATGTCGGTGCGGACCCGCCGCGACGTGTTCGACCTAGAGACCCGCATCGACACCACCCAGATCGTGCCGAGCTCCAAGCTCGTCTCCGGCATCACCGGCTACCCGGTGCAGCCGAACAAGGCCGTGGTCGGCGCCAACGCCTTCGCCCACGAATCGGGCATCCACCAGGACGGCGTGCTCAAGCACCGCGAGACCTACGAGATCATGTCGGCCGAATCGGTCGGCTGGACCCAGAACAAGCTCACGCTGGGCAAGCTGTCGGGGCGCAATGCCTTCCGCTCGCGCTTGCACGAGCTCGGCATCTCGCCCGAGAGCGAGGAAGCGCTGAACAACGCCTTCGCGCGCTTCAAGGAGCTGGCCGACAAGAAGCGGGAAATCTTCGACGAAGACCTGGTCGCCCTGTTCGCCGGTACCGACAACGATCCGGCCATCGACCGCTTCCGCCTGGTGTCGCTCAAGGTGGTATCGGAAACCGGCGAGCAACCTGCCGCCCACCTGGTGATCAAGGATTTCGACAGCGAGAAGCCGATCGACGCGCTCGGCTCCGGCCCGGTCGACGCGACCTTCAAGGCCATCGAGGCGGTCGCGGCCAGCGGCGCCGACCTGCTGCTGTACTCGGTCAATGCCGTCACCAGCGGTACCGACAGCCAGGGCGAGGTGACCGTGCGGCTGTCGCGCGACGGACATATCGTCAACGGCCAGGGCGCCGACACCGACATCATCGTCGCCTCGGCCAAGGCCTACCTGTCGGCCTTGAACAAGCTGTGCAGCGGGACGGAGCGGGTCAATCCGCAGCTGTAA
- a CDS encoding type IV pilin protein encodes MKKSAGFTLLELMIVVAIMGILFAIALPVYSNYTYKVRKNDVQAVLLQNAQIMERYYTANNKYSCDADTVGLIKEAPVDGSSKYYSIDFDVDGSTASCSDEAYRLIAKPKNQQKRYGDNNDFLTLDSAGRRKWDADHDGTMEDNETSW; translated from the coding sequence ATGAAGAAGTCGGCGGGGTTCACTTTGCTGGAGCTGATGATAGTAGTGGCCATCATGGGCATCCTGTTCGCGATCGCGCTGCCGGTCTATTCGAACTACACCTACAAGGTGCGGAAGAACGACGTGCAGGCGGTGCTGCTGCAGAACGCCCAGATCATGGAGCGCTACTACACCGCCAACAACAAGTATTCCTGCGATGCGGACACGGTCGGCCTGATCAAGGAAGCGCCGGTCGATGGCAGCAGCAAATACTACTCGATCGATTTCGACGTGGATGGCTCGACGGCGTCCTGCAGCGACGAGGCCTATCGCCTGATCGCCAAGCCCAAGAACCAGCAGAAGCGCTACGGCGACAATAACGACTTCCTGACGCTCGATTCCGCAGGCCGGCGGAAATGGGATGCCGATCACGACGGCACGATGGAAGACAACGAAACGAGCTGGTAA
- a CDS encoding PilC/PilY family type IV pilus protein has protein sequence MIYAGDLYGNVWKFDLRSSNPSEWGVAKLNGVKQPLFTTATYNSSNVRTGGQPIIAAPVVLKHPTQGTVTLKDGVPETLTGVMVMFGTGKFLGDCDVSNTCPKEDAINSFYGIWDQDKPVVKSKLLQRSYKYYTQATLDAAYGTGKVSVDDAGGFVYIDSKCGSSDCAIDWATQSGWYMNLVDQQNNTGNGTRLVGEPRYVNAQNLLIFDVMNLSSSSASSVNGTEVCSAQAINTVIALNYADGGSQSSAVQATIKGTSIKNAGYTVSRSLPNGSRSIASDIVVTGVGDTNDAGKNYGVKKGRAAVRRTAPMRPTAASCARIGR, from the coding sequence GTGATCTATGCCGGCGACCTGTACGGCAACGTGTGGAAATTCGATCTGCGCAGCAGCAATCCGAGCGAATGGGGCGTGGCCAAGCTGAACGGGGTCAAGCAGCCGCTGTTCACGACCGCGACCTACAACTCCAGCAATGTCCGCACCGGCGGCCAGCCCATCATCGCCGCACCGGTGGTGCTCAAGCATCCGACCCAAGGGACCGTCACGCTCAAGGACGGCGTGCCGGAGACGCTGACCGGCGTGATGGTGATGTTCGGTACCGGCAAGTTCCTCGGCGATTGCGACGTCAGCAATACCTGTCCCAAGGAAGACGCGATCAACAGCTTCTACGGCATCTGGGACCAGGACAAGCCGGTAGTGAAGTCGAAGCTGCTGCAGCGCAGCTACAAGTACTACACGCAGGCCACGCTCGATGCGGCGTACGGGACCGGCAAGGTCAGCGTCGACGATGCGGGCGGCTTCGTCTACATCGATAGCAAGTGCGGCAGCAGCGACTGCGCGATCGACTGGGCCACACAGAGCGGCTGGTACATGAACCTGGTCGACCAGCAGAACAACACCGGCAACGGTACCCGCCTGGTCGGCGAGCCGCGCTACGTCAACGCCCAGAACCTGCTGATCTTCGACGTGATGAACCTGTCGTCGTCGTCGGCGAGCTCGGTCAACGGCACCGAAGTCTGCAGCGCGCAGGCGATCAATACCGTCATCGCGCTCAACTACGCCGACGGCGGTAGCCAGAGCAGTGCGGTGCAGGCGACGATCAAGGGGACGTCGATCAAGAACGCCGGCTATACCGTCAGCCGCAGCCTGCCCAACGGCTCGCGTTCGATCGCCAGCGACATCGTGGTGACCGGGGTCGGCGATACCAACGATGCGGGCAAGAACTACGGCGTCAAGAAGGGCAGGGCGGCTGTTCGGAGAACTGCACCGATGCGACCGACTGCCGCAAGCTGTGCAAGAATCGGACGGTGA